The following are encoded in a window of Acropora muricata isolate sample 2 chromosome 6, ASM3666990v1, whole genome shotgun sequence genomic DNA:
- the LOC136919227 gene encoding ATP synthase mitochondrial F1 complex assembly factor 2-like, producing MVMHNIWRSRTFSSAKQTFLLWKAIDGRVVTSRATRPSSSFRERKRFYNEVGIEDAEGGYQITVDNKKVKTPAGKLLILPSKALAMAISVEWNSQRETIKPESMHLTSLSNTVIDNPKTKSHKQQMSHILEFLSSDTLCFSADEPEELVNLQRREWQPLIDWFVMKYHVSIKPSNGLFMSVPDDVIQKLQAHLSPLNAWSLTGIEFAVETLKSFILAMALIDNHLSVEKAVALSRLEVEFQISRWGKVEWAHDLELMETRSRVAAAALFYSLNNKPLSISSV from the exons ATGGTGATGCATAATATTTGGCGATCAAGAACGTTTTCTTCTGCTAAGCAGACATTTTTGCTTTGGAAAGCCATTGATGGACGAGTCGTGACCTCAAGAGCTACAAGGCCTTCATCTTCATTTCGAG AAAGGAAGAGATTTTACAATGAAGTGGGAATCGAAGACGCTGAAG GCGGTTATCAAATCACGGTGGACAACAAGAAGGTCAAGACACCAGCAGGGAAGTTACTGATTCTACCCAGCAAGGCCTTAGCCATGGCTATATCAGTGGAATGGAATTCACAGAGGGAAACCATTAAACCTGAGAGCATGCATCTG ACATCACTCAGCAACACTGTGATTGATAATCCAAAGACAAAGTCTCACAAGCAGCAAATGTcacatattttggaatttttgagTTCTGACACCTTATG TTTTTCTGCTGATGAGCCTGAAGAATTGGTGAATTTACAAAGGAGGGAATGGCAACCTCTAATTGACTGGTTTGTTATGAA ATACCATGTGTCTATTAAGCCAAGTAATGGTCTTTTCATGTCTGTGCCAGATGATGTCATACAGAAGCTTCAAGCTCACCTCTCACCGCTGAATGCCTGGTCTCTTACAG GCATTGAGTTTGCCGTCGAAACGTTGAAATCTTTTATTCTCGCCATGGCACTTATTGACAATCATCTATCAGTGGAGAAAGCTGTGGCATTATCCAGATTGGAGGTAGAATTTCAG aTAAGTCGATGGGGTAAAGTGGAATGGGCCCATGATTTGGAACTGATGGAAACTAGAAGCCGAGTGGCAGCTGCAGCCTTGTTTTATAGTCTAAACAACAAACCTTTGTCTATAAGCTCCGTGTAA